A region of Sesamum indicum cultivar Zhongzhi No. 13 linkage group LG7, S_indicum_v1.0, whole genome shotgun sequence DNA encodes the following proteins:
- the LOC105167167 gene encoding uncharacterized protein LOC105167167 — translation MDNHCLSLALILAVAQAAIVCASGNMKSPNLCSQCKACDTDTCPPSDAYPHMTAFDDSLIAGALQSDYVSSNDRGVYSVPNAKGGESTKNNSYFGWESTSGSASGYHRFRNYMDKCSDETYITVDKHGTVKLRALKKLSDLADADWKSINPPKKMNHRGFRFWVSHSTGKCLTVFGGKTEKRTVGVSDCEFDGSNPFQLFAFRFHYHKAFCCCGKYND, via the exons atGGATAACCACTGCCTTTCCCTTGCTCTTATCCTGGCTGTTGCTCAAGCAGCCATTGTGTGTGCCAGTGGAAATATGAAAAGTCCCAATCTTTGCAGCCAATGTAAAGCATGTGATACAGATACATGTCCTCCCAGTGATGCATATCCCCACATGACGGCATTTGATGACTCTCTTATTGCCGGTGCTTTGCAGTCTGACTACGTGAGTTCAAACGATAGAGGCGTTTACTCAGTTCCGAATGCTAAAGGAGGCGAGTCAACCAAAAACAACTCCTATTTTGGCTGGGAGTCCACCTCGGGATCAGCTTCTGGCTATCATAG ATTCAGGAACTACATGGACAAATGCTCGGACGAGACCTATATTACAGTTGACAAGCATGGTACAGTGAAACTTCGTGCATTGAAAAAGCTGAGTGATTTGGCAGATGCAGACTGGAAATCAATTAATCCGCCTAAGAAGATGAACCATCGTGGATTCAGATTTTGGGTTTCTCACAGTACAGGTAAATGTCTTACAGTTTTTGGGGGAAAGACAGAGAAGCGAACTGTCGGTGTTTCTGATTGTGAGTTTGATGGCTCCAACCCATTCCAGCTGTTTGCCTTCCGCTTCCATTACCACAAAGCCTTCTGCTGCTGTGGAAAGTACaatgactaa